In Pleurocapsa minor HA4230-MV1, the genomic window GGTGAGCAAACCATAAACAATCAGAGCAACATCAGCAATTGCTCCTGGCAGACGATAGTAAGCCACCATAAAGACTAAGACCAAGAACAAGCCGACACTACCTGCAATAATGCTCTGACGGATACTATCTTGCCCCAGAGTTGCCCCAACGGTACGATTTTCCACCACAGATACGGGGAAGGGTAAAGAACCGCCTTTAATTTGGATCGCAAGATCTTTTGCTCCTTCAAGGTCAAAGTTGCCTGTAATGACGGCACGACCACCAGCAATTCCTGTATCGGCAAACTCAGGCCCAACTACGGGAGCGCTGAGGAGATCGTCATCCAGGAAAATACCAATACTCCGACCAGTCCCCGCCAAGTTTTTGGTTAACTCGGCAAATTTCTTACCCCCAGCATCATTAAAGTTAATAGCGACTTCCCAACGATTACCCGTTGCATCAGGTTGCGGGCGAGCATCAGTTAGATTTGTCCCTGTTAAACCGACGGATTCAAATAGGCTGGCGATCGCTTTATTTGATTCTTCCAGTGATTGTTTTACTTCGGCTATCTTCTCTTGATTTGCCTTTGCTAGCTCTCCCTGGGTCAAAATAGCCAATGCTGAAGTCTTTTGCTGCTTGACTTGATTCTCGGCTATAAATTCCCCTTCTGTGCCTTGTTTTTGCTGTTTAAACTCTAATTTAGCCGTTCCTTTTAAGCGTCTTTCTGCTTCTTCAGGCTGGCTTTCCCCTGGTATCTGGATCAAAATTTTGTCTTCGCCGATAGTTTGTACCGTGGTTTCGGAAACACCAAACTCGTTGATCCGATTTTCTAAGACTCTTTGTACTGCCTCAACATCTTTGATCGTTGGCTTGACGTTGGGGTTTTCTTTGGTTGGGTTAACCTGAATAGTTAACTGAGCGCCACCTCTTAGGTCAAGTCCTAGCTGGGGTGGAATGGTTAAAAGAATGGCGATCGCTGCTGCGACTAATGCCAAAATTAGAATAATGTAGGCTCTTTGTTTCTGCATTTACTATCACCTGCCGTAGTATATAAATATACGTAAGTTTTTATATGACGTTTGTATTACTGAGAACTGATGTTATGACTATTAATACAATTAATTCAGTCTACTACTTTAGATTGTCAAGTGAAAAACAGGCTAATGAATCAAGTAGGAAATAGGAAATAGGAAATAGGAAGTAGGAAAAGTCTCAATATTTTTGCGTAGTGCTATAGCTATAGATTTATAACTGATTTACTAGAGCTGGAGAACGCCAGCAAGGATTGATCGCGAGTTACAAGGTGATGCTTAGTTTGCGAACCTAGATAAGATCGAGTATTATCCATAGTCAACACTGGTTTGAGGAATAGTAAGTGGTTGCTAACAAGTTTTTAGCTAAATTTTTAGTCTCAATAGGTTTAACTCTTGCCATTGCCGCCTGTAACAGCAATAGTACAAATAGCACAAACACCAGTCAAGACAGCACTTTAAAATTACTTTATTGGCAAGCACCAACAATTTTGAATCCTCATCTCTCCACAGGATTTAAGGATGCGGAAGCTGCTCGTATTACCCTTGAGCCATTGGCTAGCTTTGATAATCAAGGTAAATTAATTCCTTTTTTAGCTGCCTCAATACCCACGAAAAATAACGGAGTTGCTGCGGATGGTAAATCTGTTACCTGGAAGCTGAAGCAGAATGTCAAGTGGTCTGACGGTAAACCTTTTACAGCCAAAGATGTAGTTTTTACCTATAAGTTTCTCAGTAATCCCAAGGTAGGAGCGACTTCGGCGGGAACTTATGAGGTGGTCAAAAGTGTTGAGGCGATCGATGACTACACGGTAAAAGTCAATTTTAAAGAGGTAAACCCTGCTTGGTCGTTAGTATTTGTTGGCGGAGAAGGGATGATTCTACCTCAGCATATTTATGCACCTTTTAATGGGGAGAATGCTCGATCAGCACCAGGCAATCTTAAACCTATAGGAACGGGAGCCTATCGTGTCGTTGATTTTCGACCAGGGGATACAGTGACTTACGAGCCAAACCCTGAGTTTCGTCAAGCAGGACAATTAGGTTTTGAAAAGATTGAACTCAAAGGTGGTGGGGATGCTACCTCCGCAGCCAGAGCCGTGCTACAGACAGGAGATGCGGACTTTGCCTATAACCTCCAGGTAGAAGCTCCCGTATTAGATGAATTAGCCGCAGCAGGACAGGGAAAAGTAGTCTCTAATTATGGCGCTCTGATGGAGCGGATTGTGATTAATC contains:
- the secD gene encoding protein translocase subunit SecD, with the protein product MQKQRAYIILILALVAAAIAILLTIPPQLGLDLRGGAQLTIQVNPTKENPNVKPTIKDVEAVQRVLENRINEFGVSETTVQTIGEDKILIQIPGESQPEEAERRLKGTAKLEFKQQKQGTEGEFIAENQVKQQKTSALAILTQGELAKANQEKIAEVKQSLEESNKAIASLFESVGLTGTNLTDARPQPDATGNRWEVAINFNDAGGKKFAELTKNLAGTGRSIGIFLDDDLLSAPVVGPEFADTGIAGGRAVITGNFDLEGAKDLAIQIKGGSLPFPVSVVENRTVGATLGQDSIRQSIIAGSVGLFLVLVFMVAYYRLPGAIADVALIVYGLLTMACYALIGVTLTLPGIAGFILSIGMAVDANVLIFERTREEIKAGKTLYKSIESGFFRAFSSILDSNVTTAIACLALLWLGSGLVKGFAITLLIGVVVSMFTAITCSRTLMLLVVLSNKKIRQKPELFCPNINSVPSNQSSVINS
- a CDS encoding peptide ABC transporter substrate-binding protein is translated as MVANKFLAKFLVSIGLTLAIAACNSNSTNSTNTSQDSTLKLLYWQAPTILNPHLSTGFKDAEAARITLEPLASFDNQGKLIPFLAASIPTKNNGVAADGKSVTWKLKQNVKWSDGKPFTAKDVVFTYKFLSNPKVGATSAGTYEVVKSVEAIDDYTVKVNFKEVNPAWSLVFVGGEGMILPQHIYAPFNGENARSAPGNLKPIGTGAYRVVDFRPGDTVTYEPNPEFRQAGQLGFEKIELKGGGDATSAARAVLQTGDADFAYNLQVEAPVLDELAAAGQGKVVSNYGALMERIVINHSDPNKVAPSGERSSVDFPHPFLSDRSVRQALELAIDRDTIAQKLYGVTGKATANFLVAPPEYASTNTSYKYDLEQAKQLLDQAGWKDTNGNGTRDKNGTEMEMVFQTSVNPLRQKTQAVVKQGLQSIGVGVELKSIDPGVYFSSDPSNNDTVEHFYADLQMYFTGNTSPDPTAYMNFMTCSQIPQQANNWSGDNNSRYCNPEYDKQWQSASQELDPKKRQQLFIAMNDLLIKDVAVIPLVHRADVMAFGNSLTGYQPTAWDMQTWDIMNWKRSGK